Proteins from a genomic interval of Caulobacter rhizosphaerae:
- a CDS encoding tetratricopeptide repeat protein codes for MVDTDALFRIGDAAEEAGDFGLALRSFERGAALGSPECLTRLAYLYDVGVGVEVDKDLAMALYQRAWRRNGSVVAAQNIAILYHEVGRYREMFRWYQRAARNGDGSAQLDLAKCYLDGLGVRKDIQLAVRALAIAEGSIYITEYERDEALALVEMLKPRLI; via the coding sequence ATGGTGGATACCGACGCTTTGTTTCGGATTGGCGACGCCGCTGAGGAAGCCGGCGACTTTGGCTTGGCGCTACGCTCGTTCGAACGTGGTGCGGCGCTCGGGTCGCCTGAATGCCTTACGCGATTGGCCTACTTATACGACGTGGGCGTCGGAGTTGAGGTCGATAAGGACCTCGCGATGGCACTCTATCAGCGTGCCTGGCGTCGAAATGGTTCGGTGGTGGCGGCTCAAAATATAGCGATCCTCTACCACGAGGTGGGGCGGTATCGTGAGATGTTCCGTTGGTATCAGAGGGCAGCCAGGAATGGCGATGGGAGCGCCCAGCTTGATTTGGCGAAATGTTATCTCGACGGCTTAGGTGTTCGGAAAGATATTCAGTTAGCTGTACGGGCACTCGCGATTGCAGAAGGCTCCATCTACATAACGGAGTACGAGCGCGACGAGGCGCTCGCCCTTGTCGAGATGTTGAAACCTCGCCTAATCTAA